The proteins below are encoded in one region of Centropristis striata isolate RG_2023a ecotype Rhode Island chromosome 12, C.striata_1.0, whole genome shotgun sequence:
- the LOC131981912 gene encoding protocadherin gamma-A1-like yields MACGIPVFFQCVKWRFCCGQNWKLLFFLFYLNHMVSGHIRYSIPEEMKKGSLIGNVAQDLGLDLQRLRSGRARIVTGESIQYTELKADKGILVVKERIDREQLCGDVTPCSFSFEVILENPMELHQITVEITDINDHSPTFKRDAIRFEISESANTGARFSLTSAEDPDVGVNGLREYFLTENENFVLKQNSNADGKKYAEMVLQKPLDRETNPNLSLKLIAVDGGTPQRSGTVNIDITVLDNNDNAPVFNQSVYKATVMENSPRDTYVTTVNASDADFGSNSIVTYYFSDLNSGLTDLFKIDEKTGVISISGSVDYEKDKKYELRIDAKDQGGLTDSSKVIIEVTDVNDNAPTISVMSFTSPVSEDSPPGTTIGIINVKDLDSGDNGQVNCKIEQNAPFKIKSNLRNYYTLVTDTVLDRESVSDYNITVVATDAGIPPLSTKRTFNLKVSDVNDNAPLFSQNIYNAFISENNSPGVSVLTLRAKDPDENQNARISYILEETNIGGSQVSEYVSINAESGVIHAVRSFDYEQIKQLVFVVKAQDGGSPPLSSNVTVKLMIQDQNDNPPQVLYPVQTGGSVVAEMVPRSADVGYLVTKVVAVDVDSGQNAWLSYKLQKATDRALFEVGLQNGEIRTIRQVTDKDAVKQRLSVIVEDNGQPSRSATVIVNVAVADSFPEVLSEFTDFTHDKEYNDNLTFYLVLALAVVSFLFITCLVVIISVKIYRWRQSRILYHSSLPVIPYYPPRYSDTLGTGTLQHVYNYEVCRTTDSRKSDCKFGRAGSQNVLIMDPSSTGTMQRIQSEKSILDEPDSPLEVS; encoded by the coding sequence ATGGCATGTGGAATACCAGTCTTCTTCCAGTGCGTAAAATGGCGATTTTGCTGCGGACAGAATTGGAAGCTGCTGTTCTTCCTTTTTTATCTCAACCATATGGTCAGCGGACATATCAGATATTCTATTCCAGAGGAGATGAAGAAAGGCTCCCTCATCGGTAATGTAGCACAGGACCTTGGTTTGGATCTGCAAAGACTCCGTTCTGGCCGGGCCCGCATCGTGACCGGAGAGAGCATCCAGTACACCGAGCTGAAGGCAGACAAAGGGATTCTAGTCGTGAAGGAGAGAATAGACCGAGAGCAGCTTTGCGGAGACGTAACGCCGTGTAGCTTCAGCTTTGAGGTGATTTTAGAAAATCCAATGGAGCTACATCAAATTACAGTTGAAATAACCGACATAAATGATCATTCGCCCACGTTTAAAAGAGATGCGATCCGTTTTGAAATCAGTGAATCGGCTAATACTGGTGCTCGGTTTTCACTGACGAGTGCAGAAGACCCAGATGTGGGTGTCAATGGACTCAGAGAATATTTTCTGACCGAGAATGAGAATTTTGTTCTGAAACAAAACTCGAATGCAGATGGAAAGAAATATGCAGAGATGGTGCTTCAGAAGCCtttagacagagagacaaacccTAATCTGTCTCTGAAGCTGATAGCTGTAGACGGTGGAACTCCGCAGAGATCTGGTACAGTAAATATAGACATCACTGTTCTTGACAACAATGACAATGCACCTGTATTCAATCAGTCTGTGTACAAAGCTACAGTAATGGAAAACTCTCCCAGAGATACTTACGTCACCACTGTTAATGCCAGTGACGCAGATTTTGGGTCAAACAGTATTGTGACGTATTATTTTTCAGATCTCAATAGTGGTCtcactgatttatttaaaattgatGAAAAAACTGGCGTAATATCAATATCAGGTTCTGTTGattatgaaaaagacaaaaagtacgAACTGAGAATCGATGCAAAAGATCAGGGGGGTTTGACAGATTCAAGTAAAGTGATAATTGAAGTAactgatgtaaatgacaacgcCCCTACTATCAGCGTCATGTCATTCACTAGTCCTGTGTCAGAAGACTCTCCTCCTGGTACAACTATTGGCATTATAAACGTAAAAGATCTCGATTCAGGTGATAACGGTCAAGTAAACTGTAAAATAGAACAAAATGCACCTTTCAAGATTAAATCCAATTTAAGAAATTACTATACTTTGGTAACAGACACTGTATTAGACCGTGAAAGTGTTTCAGATTACAACATCACTGTAGTTGCGACAGATGCAGGAATTCCTCCCCTCTCAACAAAAAGAACCTTTAACTTAAAAGTATCTGATGTGAACGATAATGCTCCActattttcacaaaatatttacaatgcGTTTATTTCAGAGAATAACTCTCCAGGTGTTTCTGTTCTCACGCTGAGGGCTAAAGATCCCGATGAAAACCAAAACGCGCGTATATCTTATATTCTGGAAGAAACTAATATCGGTGGATCTCAAGTCTCTGAATATGTTTCTATAAATGCAGAAAGCGGAGTAATACACGCAGTGCGCTCATTTGATTACGAACAGATCAAGcagcttgtttttgttgtcaaaGCTCAGGATGGAGGCTCCCCTCCACTCAGTAGCAATGTGACTGTGAAACTAATGATCCAAGACCAGAACGACAACCCTCCTCAGGTACTGTACCCAGTCCAGACTGGAGGCTCTGTGGTGGCTGAAATGGTGCCTCGTTCAGCAGATGTGGGCTATCTGGTGACTAAAGTGGTGGCTGTTGATGTGGACTCTGGACAGAATGCCTGGCTCTCCTATAAACTGCAGAAAGCCACAGACAGGGCGCTGTTTGAAGTGGGCTTACAGAATGGAGAAATAAGAACTATCCGCCAAGTGACTGATAAAGATGCTGTGAAACAAAGACTGAGTGTTATAGTGGAGGACAACGGGCAGCCCTCTCGTTCAGCTACAGTCATTGTTAACGTGGCGGTGGCGGACAGCTTCCCTGAAGTGCTGTCTGAGTTCACTGACTTTACACACGACAAGGAGTACAATGACAACCTGACTTTTTACTTAGTGTTGGCTTTGGCTGTAGtctccttcctcttcatcaCGTGTTTAGTGGTTATTATCTCAGTGAAAATCTACAGATGGAGACAGTCTCGCATCCTGTATCACTCCAGCCTGCCTGTGATTCCATATTATCCACCACGTTACTCAGACACTTTGGGGACAGGGACTCTCCAACACGTGTACAATTACGAGGTGTGCAGGACGACTGACTCCAGAAAGAGTGACTGTAAGTTCGGCAGAGCCGGTAGTCAGAACGTGCTGATAATGGACCCCAGTTCTACAGGGACGATGCAGCGGATACAGAGTGAGAAGAGCATCCTGGATGAACCAGACTCTCCTCTGGAGGTCAGTTAA
- the LOC131981910 gene encoding protocadherin gamma-A10-like, protein MACGIPVFFQSVKWRFCCGQNWKLLFFLFYLNHMVSGHIRYSIPEEMKKGSLIGNVAQDLGLDLQRLRSGRARIVTGESIQYTELKADKGILVVKERIDREQLCGDVTPCSFSFEVILENPMELHQITVEITDINDHSPMFKRDAIRFEISESANVGARFPLTNAEDPDVGVNGLREYFLTENENFVLKQNSNADGKKYAEMVLQKPLDRETNPNLSLKLIAVDGGTPQRSGTVNIDITVLDINDNAPVFNQSVYKATVMENSPRDTYVTTVNASDADFGSNSIVTYYFSDLSSALSDLFTVDEQTGVILIKGSVDYEKDKKYELRIYAKDQGGLTDSSKVIIEVTDVNDNAPTISVMSFTSPVSEDSPPGTTIGIINVKDLDSSENGQVNCKIEQNAPFKIKSNLRNYYTLVTDTVLDRESVSDYNFSVVATDAGMPPLSTKRTFHLKVSDVNDNAPLFSQNIYNAFIPENNSPGVSVLTLRAKDPDENQNARISYILEETNIGGSPVSQYVSINAESGVIHAVRSFDYEQIKQLVFVVKAQDGGSPPLSSNVTVKLMIQDQNDNPPQVLYPVQTGGSLVAEMVPRSADVGYLVTKVVAVDVDSGQNAWLSYKLQKATDRALFEVGLQNGEIRTIRQVTDKDAVKQRLSVIVEDNGQPSRSATVIVNVAVADSFPEVLSEFTDFTHDKEYNDNLTFYLVLALAVVSFLFITCLVVIISVKIYRWRQSRILYHSSLPVIPYYPPRYSDTLGTGTLQHVYNYEVCRTTDSRKSDCKFGRAGSQNVLIMDPSSTGTMQRIQSEKSILDEPDSPLEVS, encoded by the coding sequence ATGGCATGTGGAATACCAGTCTTCTTCCAGAGCGTAAAATGGCGATTTTGCTGCGGACAGAATTGGAAGCTGCTGTTCTTCCTTTTTTATCTCAACCATATGGTCAGCGGACATATCAGATATTCTATTCCAGAGGAGATGAAGAAAGGCTCCCTCATCGGTAATGTAGCACAGGACCTTGGTTTGGATCTGCAAAGACTCCGTTCTGGCCGGGCCCGCATCGTGACCGGAGAGAGCATCCAGTACACCGAGCTGAAGGCAGACAAAGGGATTCTAGTCGTGAAGGAGAGAATAGACCGAGAGCAGCTTTGCGGAGACGTAACGCCGTGTAGCTTCAGCTTTGAGGTGATTTTAGAAAACCCAATGGAGCTACATCAAATTACAGTTGAAATAACAGACATAAATGATCATTCGCCCATGTTTAAAAGAGATGCGATCCGTTTTGAAATTAGTGAATCAGCCAATGTTGGCGCTCGGTTTCCGTTGACAAATGCAGAAGATCCAGATGTGGGTGTCAATGGTCTCAGAGAATATTTCCTGACCGAAAATGAGAATTTTGTTCTGAAACAAAACTCGAATGCAGATGGAAAGAAATATGCAGAAATGGTGCTTCAGAAGCCtttagacagagagacaaacccTAATCTGTCTCTGAAGCTGATAGCTGTAGACGGTGGAACTCCGCAGAGATCTGGTACAGTAAATATAGACATCACTGTTCTTGATATTAATGACAATGCACCTGTATTCAATCAGTCTGTGTACAAAGCTACAGTAATGGAAAACTCTCCCAGAGATACTTACGTCACCACTGTTAATGCCAGTGACGCAGATTTTGGGTCAAACAGTATTGTGACGTATTATTTTTCAGATCTCAGCAGTGCTCTCAGTGATTTATTTACAGTAGATGAACAAACTGGTGTAATCCTAATAAAAGGTTCTGTTGATtatgaaaaagataaaaagtacGAACTGAGAATATATGCAAAAGATCAGGGAGGTTTGACAGATTCAAGTAAAGTGATAATTGAAGTAactgatgtaaatgacaacgcCCCTACTATCAGCGTCATGTCATTCACTAGTCCTGTGTCAGAAGACTCTCCTCCTGGTACAACTATTGGCATTATAAATGTTAAAGATCTCGATTCAAGTGAGAACGGTCAAGTAAACTGTAAAATAGAACAAAATGCACCTTTTAAGATTAAATCCAATTTAAGGAATTATTACACTTTGGTCACAGACACTGTATTAGATCGTGAAAGTGTTTCAGATTATAACTTCAGTGTTGTTGCCACAGATGCAGGAATGCCTCCTCTCTCAACAAAAAGAACCTTTCACTTAAAAGTATCTGATGTGAACGATAATGCTCCACTATTTTCACAAAATATCTACAATGCGTTTATTCCGGAGAATAACTCTCCAGGTGTTTCTGTTCTCACGCTGAGGGCTAAAGATCCTGATGAAAACCAAAACGCGCGTATATCTTATATTCTGGAAGAAACTAATATCGGTGGATCTCCAGTCTCTCAGTATGTTTCTATCAATGCAGAAAGCGGAGTTATACACGCAGTGCGTTCATTTGATTACGAACAGATCAAGCAACTTGTTTTCGTTGTCAAAGCTCAGGATGGAGGCTCCCCTCCACTCAGTAGCAATGTGACTGTGAAACTAATGATCCAGGACCAGAACGACAACCCTCCTCAGGTCCTGTACCCAGTCCAGACTGGAGGCTCTCTGGTGGCTGAAATGGTGCCTCGTTCAGCAGATGTGGGCTATCTGGTGACTAAAGTGGTGGCTGTTGATGTGGACTCTGGACAGAATGCCTGGCTCTCCTATAAACTGCAGAAAGCCACAGACAGGGCGCTGTTTGAAGTGGGCTTACAGAATGGAGAAATAAGAACTATCCGCCAAGTGACTGATAAAGATGCTGTGAAACAAAGACTGAGTGTTATAGTGGAGGACAACGGGCAGCCCTCTCGTTCAGCTACAGTCATTGTTAACGTGGCGGTGGCGGACAGCTTCCCTGAAGTGCTGTCTGAGTTCACTGACTTTACACACGACAAGGAGTACAATGACAACCTGACTTTTTACTTAGTGTTGGCTTTGGCTGTAGtctccttcctcttcatcaCGTGTTTAGTGGTTATTATCTCAGTGAAAATCTACAGATGGAGACAGTCTCGCATCCTGTATCACTCCAGCCTGCCTGTGATTCCATATTATCCACCACGTTACTCAGACACTTTGGGGACAGGGACTCTCCAACACGTGTACAATTACGAGGTGTGCAGGACGACTGACTCCAGAAAGAGTGACTGTAAGTTCGGCAGAGCCGGTAGTCAGAACGTGCTGATAATGGACCCCAGTTCTACAGGGACGATGCAGCGGATACAGAGTGAGAAGAGCATCCTGGATGAACCAGACTCTCCTCTGGAGGTCAGTTAA
- the LOC131982194 gene encoding protocadherin gamma-A7-like translates to MACGIPFFFQCVKWRFCCGQNWKLLFFLFYLNHMVSGHIRYSIPEEMKKGSLIGNVAQDLGLDLQRLRSGRARIVTGESIQYTELKADKGILVVKERIDREQLCGDVTPCSFSFEVILENPMELHPVKLMIQDQNDNPPQVLYPVQTGGSLVAEMVPRSADVGYLVTKVVAVDVDSGQNAWLSYKLQKATDRALFEVGLQNGEIRTIRQVTDKDAVKQRLSVIVEDNGQPSRSATVIVNVAVADSFPEVLSEFTDFTHDKEYNDNLTFYLVLALAVVSFLFITCLVVIISVKIYRWRQSRILYHSSLPVIPYYPPRYSDTLGTGTLQHVYNYEVCRTTDSRKSDCKFGRAGSQNVLIMDPSSTGTMQRIQSEKSILDEPDSPLEFRGVLCNVTLM, encoded by the exons ATGGCATGTGGAATACCATTCTTCTTCCAGTGCGTGAAATGGCGATTTTGCTGCGGACAGAATTGGAAGCTTCTGTTCTTCCTTTTTTATCTCAACCATATGGTCAGCGGACATATCAGATATTCTATTCCAGAGGAGATGAAGAAAGGCTCCCTCATCGGTAATGTAGCACAGGACCTTGGTTTGGATCTGCAAAGACTCCGTTCTGGCCGGGCCCGCATCGTGACCGGAGAGAGCATCCAGTACACCGAGCTGAAGGCAGACAAAGGGATTCTAGTCGTGAAGGAGAGAATAGACCGAGAGCAGCTTTGCGGAGACGTAACGCCGTGTAGCTTCAGCTTTGAGGTGATTTTAGAAAACCCAATGGAGCTACATC CTGTGAAACTAATGATCCAAGACCAGAACGACAACCCTCCTCAGGTCCTGTACCCAGTCCAGACTGGAGGCTCTCTGGTGGCTGAAATGGTGCCTCGTTCAGCAGATGTGGGCTATCTGGTGACTAAAGTGGTGGCTGTTGATGTGGACTCTGGACAGAATGCCTGGCTCTCCTATAAACTGCAGAAAGCCACAGACAGGGCGCTGTTTGAAGTGGGCTTACAGAATGGAGAAATAAGAACTATCCGCCAAGTGACTGATAAAGATGCTGTGAAACAAAGACTGAGTGTTATAGTGGAGGACAACGGGCAGCCCTCTCGTTCAGCTACAGTCATTGTTAACGTGGCGGTGGCGGACAGCTTCCCTGAAGTGCTGTCTGAGTTCACTGACTTTACACACGACAAGGAGTACAATGACAACCTGACTTTTTACTTAGTGTTGGCTTTGGCTGTAGtttccttcctcttcatcaCGTGTTTAGTGGTTATTATCTCAGTCAAAATCTACAGATGGAGACAGTCTCGCATCCTGTATCACTCCAGCCTGCCTGTGATTCCATATTATCCACCACGTTACTCAGACACTTTGGGGACAGGGACTCTCCAACACGTGTACAATTACGAGGTGTGCAGGACGACTGACTCCAGAAAGAGTGACTGTAAGTTCGGCAGAGCCGGTAGTCAGAACGTGCTGATAATGGACCCCAGTTCTACAGGGACGATGCAGCGGATACAGAGTGAGAAGAGCATCCTGGATGAACCAGATTCTCCTCTAGAG TTCAGGGGCGTTCTTTGTAACGTAACATTGATGTAG
- the LOC131981914 gene encoding protocadherin beta-4-like gives MACGIPVFFQSVKWRFCCGQNWKLLFFLFYLNHMVSGHIRYSIPEEMKKGSLIGNVAQDLGLDLQRLRSGRARIVTGESIQYTELKADKGILVVKERIDREQLCGDVTPCSFSFEVILENPMELHQITVEITDINDHSPTFKRNNINFEISEIANTGARFPLTNAEDPDVGVNGLREYFLTENENFVLKQNSNADGKKYAEMVLQKPLDRETNPNLSLKLIAVDGGTPQRSGTVNIDITVLDVNDNAPVFNQSVYKATVMENSPRDTYVTTVNASDADFGSNSIVTYYFSDLSSALSDLFTVDEKTGVILIKGSVDYEKDKKYELRIDAKDQGGLTDSSKVIIEVTDVNDNAPTISVMSFTSPVSEDSPPGTTIGIINVKDLDSGENGQVNCKIEQNAPFKIKSNLRNYYTLVTDTVLDRESVSDYNITVVATDAGMPPLSTKRTFNLKVSDVNDNAPLFSQNIYNAFISENNSPGVSVLTLMAKDSDDNQNARISYLLEITNIGGSPVSEFVSINAESGVIHAVRSFDYEQIKQLVFVVKAQDGGSPPLSSNVTVKLMIQDQNDNPPQVLYPVQTGGSLVAEMVPRSADVGYLVTKVVAVDVDSGQNAWLSYKLQKATDRALFEVGLQNGEIRTIRQVTDKDAVKQRLSVIVEDNGQPSRSATVIVNVAVADSFPEVLSEFTDFTHDKEYNDNLTFYLVLALAVVSFLFITCLVVIISVKIYRWRQSRILYHSSLPVIPYYPPRYSDTLGTGTLQHVYNYEVCRTTDSRKSDCKFGRAGSQNVLIMDPSSTGTMQRIQSEKSILDEPDSPLEHYGQRIT, from the exons ATGGCATGTGGAATACCAGTCTTCTTCCAGAGCGTAAAATGGCGATTTTGCTGCGGACAGAATTGGAAGCTGCTGTTCTTCCTTTTTTATCTCAACCATATGGTCAGCGGACATATCAGATATTCTATTCCAGAGGAGATGAAGAAAGGCTCCCTCATCGGTAATGTAGCACAGGACCTCGGTTTGGATCTACAAAGACTCCGTTCTGGCCGGGCCCGCATCGTGACCGGAGAGAGCATCCAGTACACCGAGCTGAAGGCAGACAAAGGGATTCTAGTCGTGAAGGAGAGAATAGACCGAGAGCAGCTTTGCGGAGACGTAACGCCGTGTAGCTTCAGCTTTGAGGTGATTTTAGAAAATCCAATGGAGCTACATCAAATTACAGTTGAAATAACTGACATAAATGATCATTCGCCCACTTTTAAGAGAAATAACATCAATTTTGAAATCAGCGAAATAGCTAACACTGGCGCTCGGTTTCCACTGACAAATGCAGAAGACCCAGATGTGGGTGTCAATGGTCTCAGAGAATATTTCCTGACCGAAAATGAGAATTTTGTTCTGAAACAAAACTCGAATGCAGATGGAAAGAAATATGCAGAGATGGTGCTTCAGAAGCCtttagacagagagacaaacccTAATCTGTCTCTGAAGCTGATAGCTGTAGACGGTGGAACTCCGCAGAGATCTGGTACAGTAAATATAGACATCACTGTTCTTGATGTCAATGATAACGCTCCTGTATTCAATCAGTCTGTGTACAAAGCTACAGTAATGGAAAACTCTCCCAGAGATACTTACGTCACCACTGTTAATGCTAGTGACGCAGATTTCGGATCAAACAGTATTGTGACGTATTATTTTTCAGATCTCAGCAGTGCTCTCAGTGATTTATTTACAGTAGACGAAAAAACTGGTGTAATCCTAATAAAAGGTTCTGTTGATTatgagaaagacaaaaagtacGAACTGAGAATCGATGCAAAAGATCAGGGAGGTTTGACAGATTCAAGTAAAGTGATAATTGAAGTAactgatgtaaatgacaacgcCCCTACTATCAGCGTCATGTCATTCACTAGTCCTGTGTCAGAAGACTCTCCTCCTGGTACAACTATTGGCATTATAAATGTAAAAGATCTCGATTCAGGTGAGAACGGACAAGTAAACTGTAAAATAGAACAAAATGCACCTTTCAAGATTAAATCCAATTTAAGAAATTACTATACTTTGGTAACAGACACTGTATTAGACCGTGAAAGTGTTTCAGATTACAACATCACTGTAGTTGCGACAGATGCAGGAATGCCTCCTCTCTCAACAAAAAGAACCTTCAACTTAAAAGTATCTGATGTGAACGATAATGCTCCActattttcacaaaatatttacaatgcGTTTATTTCAGAGAATAACTCTCCTGGTGTTTCTGTTCTCACGTTGATGGCTAAGGACTCTGATGATAACCAAAACGCACGTATTTCGTATCTTCTGGAAATTACTAATATCGGCGGATCTCCAGTTTCTGAATTTGTTTCTATTAATGCAGAAAGTGGAGTAATACACGCAGTACGCTCATTTGATTATGAACAAATCAAACAGCTTGTTTTCGTTGTCAAAGCTCAGGATGGAGGCTCCCCTCCACTCAGTAGCAATGTGACTGTGAAACTAATGATCCAGGACCAGAACGACAACCCTCCTCAGGTCCTGTACCCAGTCCAGACTGGAGGCTCTCTGGTGGCTGAAATGGTGCCTCGTTCAGCAGATGTGGGCTATCTGGTGACTAAAGTGGTGGCTGTTGATGTGGACTCTGGACAGAATGCCTGGCTCTCCTATAAACTGCAGAAAGCCACAGACAGGGCGCTGTTTGAAGTGGGCTTACAGAATGGAGAAATAAGAACTATCCGCCAAGTGACTGATAAAGATGCTGTGAAACAAAGACTGAGTGTTATAGTGGAGGACAACGGGCAGCCCTCTCGTTCAGCTACAGTCATTGTTAACGTGGCGGTGGCGGACAGCTTCCCTGAAGTGCTGTCTGAGTTCACTGACTTTACACACGACAAGGAGTACAATGACAACCTGACTTTTTACTTAGTGTTGGCTTTGGCTGTAGtttccttcctcttcatcaCGTGTTTAGTGGTTATTATCTCAGTGAAAATCTACAGATGGAGACAGTCTCGCATCCTGTATCACTCCAGCCTGCCTGTGATTCCATATTATCCACCACGTTACTCAGACACTTTGGGGACAGGGACTCTCCAACACGTGTACAATTACGAGGTGTGCAGGACGACTGACTCCAGAAAGAGTGACTGTAAGTTCGGCAGGGCCGGTAGTCAGAACGTGCTGATAATGGACCCCAGTTCTACAGGGACGATGCAGCGGATACAGAGTGAGAAGAGCATCCTGGATGAACCAGACTCTCCTCTAGAG cACTATGGACAGCGCATCACTTGA
- the LOC131981911 gene encoding protocadherin gamma-A10-like → MACGKAAFLQCVKWRFCCGQNWKLLFFLFYLNHMVSGHIRYSIPEEMKKGSLIGNVAQDLGLDLQRLRSGRARIVTGESIQYTELKADKGILVVKERIDREQLCGDVTPCSFSFEVILENPMELHQITVEITDINDHSPTFKRNNINFEISESANVGARFTLTSAEDPDVGVNGLREYFLTENENFVLKQNSNADGKKYAEMVLQKPLDRETNPNLSLKLIAVDGGTPQRSGTVNIDITVLDINDNAPVFNQSVYKATVMENSPRDTYVTTVNASDADFGSNSIVTYYFSDLSSALSDLFTVDERTGVILIKGSVDYEKDKKYELRIEAKDQGGLTDSSKVIIEVTDVNDNAPTISVMSFTSPVSEDSPPGTTIGIINVKDLDSGENGQVNCKIEQNAPFKIKSNLRNYYTLVTDTVLDRESVTDYNITVVATDAGMPPLTTKRTFHLKVSDVNDNAPLFSQNIYNAFISENNSPGVSVLTLRAKDPDENQNARISYILEETNIGGSPVSQYVSINAESGVIHAVRSFDYEQIKQLVFVVKAQDGGSPPLSCNVTVKLMIQDQNDNPPQVLYPVQTGGSLVAEMVPRSADVGYLVTKVVAVDVDSGQNAWLSYKLQKATDRALFEVGLQNGEIRTVRQVTDKDAVKQRLSVIVEDNGQPSRSATVIVNVAVADSFPEVLSEFTDFTHDKEYNDNLTFYLVLALAVVSFLFITCLVVIISVKIYRWRQSRILYHSSLPVIPYYPPRYSDTLGTGTLQHVYNYEVCRTTDSRKSDCKFGRAGSQNVLIMDPSSTGTMQRIQSEKSILDEPDSPLEVS, encoded by the coding sequence ATGGCATGTGGAAAAGCAGCCTTCCTCCAGTGCGTAAAATGGCGATTTTGCTGCGGACAGAATTGGAAGCTGCTGTTCTTCCTTTTTTATCTCAACCATATGGTCAGCGGACATATCAGATATTCTATTCCAGAGGAGATGAAGAAAGGCTCCCTCATCGGTAATGTAGCACAGGACCTTGGTTTGGATCTACAAAGACTCCGTTCTGGCCGGGCCCGCATCGTGACCGGAGAGAGCATCCAGTACACCGAGCTGAAGGCAGACAAAGGGATTCTAGTCGTGAAGGAGAGAATAGACCGAGAGCAGCTTTGTGGAGACGTAACGCCGTGTAGCTTCAGCTTTGAGGTGATTTTAGAAAATCCAATGGAGCTACATCAAATTACAGTTGAAATAACAGACATCAATGATCATTCGCCCACGTTTAAGAGAAATAACATCAATTTTGAAATTAGCGAATCAGCTAATGTTGGCGCTCGTTTTACTTTGACGAGTGCAGAAGATCCAGATGTGGGTGTCAATGGTCTCAGAGAATATTTCCTGACCGAGAATGAGAATTTTGTTCTGAAACAAAACTCGAATGCAGATGGAAAGAAATATGCAGAGATGGTGCTTCAGAAGCCtttagacagagagacaaacccTAATCTGTCTCTGAAGCTGATAGCTGTAGACGGTGGAACTCCGCAGAGATCTGGTACAGTAAATATAGACATCACTGTTCTTGATATTAATGACAATGCACCTGTATTCAATCAGTCTGTGTACAAAGCTACAGTAATGGAAAACTCTCCCAGAGATACTTACGTCACCACTGTTAATGCCAGTGACGCAGATTTTGGGTCAAACAGTATTGTGACGTATTATTTTTCAGATCTCAGCAGTGCTCTCAGTGATTTATTTACAGTAGATGAAAGAACTGGTGTAATCCTAATAAAAGGTTCTGTTGATTATGAGAAAGATAAAAAGTACGAACTGAGAATCGAGGCAAAAGATCAGGGAGGTTTAACAGATTCAAGTAAAGTGATAATTGAAGTAactgatgtaaatgacaacgcCCCTACTATCAGCGTCATGTCATTCACTAGTCCTGTGTCAGAAGACTCTCCTCCTGGTACAACTATTGGCATTATAAATGTAAAAGATCTCGATTCAGGTGAGAACGGTCAAGTAAACTGTAAAATAGAACAAAATGCACCTTTCAAGATTAAATCCAATTTAAGAAATTACTATACTTTGGTAACAGACACTGTATTAGACCGTGAAAGTGTTACAGATTACAACATCACTGTCGTTGCGACAGATGCAGGAATGCCTCCTCTAACAACAAAAAGAACCTTTCACTTAAAAGTATCTGATGTGAACGATAATGCTCCActattttcacaaaatatttacaatgcGTTTATTTCAGAGAATAACTCTCCAGGTGTTTCTGTTCTCACGCTGAGGGCTAAAGATCCCGATGAAAACCAAAACGCGCGTATATCTTATATTCTGGAAGAAACTAATATCGGTGGATCTCCAGTCTCTCAATATGTTTCTATCAATGCAGAAAGCGGAGTAATACACGCAGTGCGCTCATTTGATTACGAACAGATCAAGCAGCTTGTCTTCGTTGTCAAAGCTCAGGATGGAGGCTCCCCTCCACTCAGTTGCAACGTGACTGTGAAACTAATGATCCAGGACCAGAATGACAACCCTCCTCAGGTCCTGTACCCAGTCCAGACTGGAGGCTCTCTGGTGGCTGAAATGGTGCCTCGTTCAGCAGATGTGGGCTATCTGGTGACTAAAGTGGTGGCTGTTGATGTGGACTCTGGACAGAATGCCTGGCTCTCCTATAAACTGCAGAAAGCCACAGACAGGGCGCTGTTTGAAGTGGGCTTACAGAATGGAGAAATAAGAACTGTCCGCCAAGTGACTGATAAAGATGCTGTGAAACAAAGACTGAGTGTTATAGTGGAGGACAACGGGCAGCCCTCTCGTTCAGCTACAGTCATTGTTAACGTGGCGGTGGCGGACAGCTTCCCTGAAGTGCTGTCTGAGTTCACTGACTTTACACACGACAAGGAGTACAATGACAACCTGACTTTTTACTTAGTGTTGGCTTTGGCTGTAGtctccttcctcttcatcaCGTGTTTAGTGGTTATTATCTCAGTGAAAATCTACAGATGGAGACAGTCTCGCATCCTGTATCACTCCAGCCTGCCTGTGATTCCATATTATCCACCACGTTACTCAGACACTTTGGGGACAGGGACTCTCCAACACGTGTACAATTACGAGGTGTGCAGGACGACTGACTCCAGAAAGAGTGACTGTAAGTTCGGCAGAGCCGGTAGTCAGAACGTGCTGATAATGGACCCCAGTTCTACAGGGACGATGCAACGGATACAGAGTGAGAAGAGCATCCTGGATGAACCAGACTCTCCTCTGGAGGTTAGTTAA